aatcattaaaaatattctaGGATCATTTAAGGAAAACTATGGGCTGGGTTAAAAAACGTTACTATTTCAGATTTTCAAAATCAACACTTCCAAATTATTATTTGTCGGTGTTGTGACGAGGAGAAAGAGGGTTAAGGTTAGGAAAACAAATTTATTGAGCAATCTATGTTCTCGTTAGGTGATTTCAATAGATTCTAAATAAATCTTTGATGTATCGATCTCttgtaaattttttgaaaaatattaattaatagtatcTTACACTAGTTAAAGTAATTAAttatttcttaattaatatatatatgagattataataatcacataaatcaaaacaatacctcttgtttatttacaaatttttatggtaagtaaatcaaaataattattttatttattttatatggtatataattaaatttaaatgatatttacatagatatataatatatttcagtctgaatatttattattatatggtttcattaacatttgtatatttgctgtaacaaaaaaattaaaccattaATCCCAAACTTTTTGATGTGATAgtttttcaatgcaaatttcaaaattaaaatatttatgtatttttatattgtacatattttaatttaaacgatattaatatatatcctatatatttatttaatatgaatatatattaaataaaattcatattcaaacgattttatgatcatttgtatcttattataacagaaacaaaatcCATTCACTGATCAAAAAATTTCAAACGGGggtttttaacaattttagtaatttataattattttaaaaaaaataaaaacatagaagaaaaatatattttttaattatatggttGATGTgattatttagtttcttttaataatataaaattaaacaaaaaaataagagaggatacaaaaattgttataaaatctttattattcataataatatattgtcatatatatatatattaatcatattaagtaatttcataacttttatttaagaaaagaattGAGAATACTTTTTTATAGGGGTGGGTgttcgggtatccattcggttcagttcgggtctattcgggtttttgattttcagggtcaaagatttcaacccCATTCGGatttttctaaatttcggttcgggttcggttcagatctttgcgggttcggttcgggttcggataacccatttaaattattttaaaatttttaaaattcattatatattttaaacttcacaaaatctataaacaaaataatatattacatataaatttgaataacatgtgccaaaataccaaaacttaacatataaattggtttagtttgaatatttggaatgagaatcaatatatattttaaatattattggtgttttgagtatactttaattATATAGTCATGtaattttgactatttgtatatattttttaagtattttggacaatttagtagtatcatatatttttagatgtcttttaatatacattaaatctaaaattagttaatatatataggtatattaatttatttcggatacattcgggtacccgaaatatttcggttcggatcgggttcaggttcggttctttaaataccaaaaatttgaatccgttcggattttttatcaatttcggttcgggtttggtacttCTTTTTCGGATcaaattcggttcggttcttcgggtTCGTTTTTTTGCGCAGCCCTActtttttatatactactaatcaatttaatatttgatttaataaaatgtataatattatttagatgAACCAACATATTTTCTAATGATCCATGTGATTACACGTgactacaaaaaaatgttgCAATGCTCGAGGATCAATATATTAGAGATTTTTTTAACaatctataatattttcttctaaaataagAAGATTTTCTCAAATATATGTTACTTCAAATATTGATTTGTTCCTTTTACCCTAGATTTTTCACCCAAAAATTCTTATTCTTTGTAAGTTTCCTAATTAATGGTCAtcactaaatttaaaatttcaattgaGTAGTGAATGAAAAAGTAATTGCATTCtataaatttacaaattatatttttttgtttaaatccaAAAATACCCTTTaccaaaacttttaaaaatctctCCAGGATTACATTTGAACGTGACTGTCTTTCATAGGACAAACGTTAGAACATTCTTATTTCAATATTAACCTAGTACGTAACCAAACTGGGCGTACAAATAAGATACGTTTTCCCTCTTCTTCTCTCCGACACAACTTCTCTGTTACGTTTGATTGACGAGAAAAGGTAgtgaacaaagaagaagaagaaaatgagtCAACCTCCAGTTGGTGTCCCTCCTCCTCAAGGTACTTTcctatgttttgatttttaatcTTACTTCTCTTCGTTTCTGTTTAGATATGAGTATCAGAGTAGTTTTCaaatattgattaaaaataCTGTTGGATCTTCTTGACTCATATTCTTTCTATTAACCTGGATCTGTTCCATAAATATTCATATGAATCTGAATAGGTTACCCTCCGGCTCCAGGATATCCTCAGCAAGGGTATCTTCCGGAAGGGCAAGGTTATCCCCCACTGCAGGGATATGCTCAGCAAGGATATCCTCCTCCTCAGCAAGGATATCCTCCTCCTCAGCAACAACAAGAAAACTCGCGTCCTGGTATGATTGAAGGATGGTAAGTCACTGCTCCATTCAAACTAGTCTATATACTATCTGCAATTGTATGTCCTAAGGGGAATTCATACTTTGATTGAAtggtatttaaaaattttaagaataaaaagaTGTGGCATGTCTCGTTTTGATTACAAATTTGTTTTGGGGATTAATCTAATCTAATTAAATGGTAAATGCTTTTAATCTGATTGAGTGGttgtcacttttttttttaatttcatttgatTTTACATTGCAAGTCTATAGAAAATAGAAACTGTGTTCTGTAGATGCATATTTCTACTTGCTTGTAGGAGTATACGAtgatttttgaatatatgagCTTTTGTGATGCTTTTGCAGTCTAGCTGCTTTGTGCTGTTGCTGTGTCTTGGAGACTTGCTTCTGAGTTGGAATCTTCAAGCTGCGAAGTTGGATTGAATTTGGATTGTTTGttggtttattttaatttatctcatcttattattatatatttttctttcgttatatattatgtttgttCATTTGGATTATGAATTAGTGTTGAAGACTTGATATCTTATGTTTTTTACTTTATCTTATTCGCTAATGGTAATGTAAACTTCTTGGAGATCCAATATAATGTTGCACCGTATTGGCAAACCGTATTCGCTTTTTTCCTAGCTTTCATTTCAAATATTTCGTAATTATTTGACTTAAACATGTCAATTAGGGTCGAATCCCGCAGTCCGAATCCATCTATCCCTAAAAAATTATCGGATTTGAGTTTACTTTTATAAACTCCCAAAAAATCGAGCTTTTCGGGCTAAACTCGTTTAAACTTTAGATATTTTGGACTTAAGCCCATTTGGATTAGTAAAAATGCATAATTTATCTTGCATTTATTCATTAGTCTTGAATGCTTATTTATGCAAAATGCATAATTTATCTTtcaatttttaacataataatatagaaaatattactTTTGCATGAAAGTTATTTACATAACAGAATAAGAAATATAACTTATACATAAGTGTAAACTTTCTTCTTaacatttacaccaaaaaaaaagtgtaaacTTTCTTAATAactacaaataaatatattgatctCTCCAAACTACATTTAagtgtattttataaacttcTGCAGCAAATCAACGGTGGCATTATCATATCTAACCTACCACGTGGGCTGAGTTTTGAGAACTGCGCTATCGCCGTTGGATCTTTATACTTTTAGGGGAGGGGGGAGGGAAAGTTCAGACGCGTAAACTCTAACATTTAAGATTAAATTAgataaaaagagaagaaaagaaaaagacgtGGGGGACGACGTATAGAAGCGAAGACTTAACTATCACGGAGTAATCGCCATTGGATCTCTACTACGTGAGGAAAATCAGACCGTTGATATTAGTTGGTAGACTAATTACTTTCTTCTCAGCTTCCTCGTCTTAAAGagttaacaaaagaaaataaagaaagacgTTGGACATACAAGACCAAAGACTCAGGCGTAGAGTCAACAACTGCAAGTAATCAAACGGCCATGGCGGTTGTAGCGGAGGCAGCGGCGGATAAAGGTGGTGAGATAGTGAAGCCACGTACGGACGAGAGAGAATATAGGAGGATTGTTCTCAAGAACTCTCTTCAAGTGTTATTAATCAGTGATCCAGAGACTGACAAGGTAAGATCGATTCATGTTCTTGTCTTAATGCTAAAAGAAGAAAGTTGAACTGATTCATATCGTCTGTGTACGTTGATCTTAGTGTGCTGCTTCCATGAACGTTAACGTTGGATCATTCTCGGACCCGGAAGGATTAGATGGACTAGCTCACTTCCTTGGTATGTTTCTTCATAGCAAGATTCAATCACTAGTTCACTCTATATAAACACTTTATATCAAAGTTAGAGTTTTAATTAATGTTGGATTTGATAGTCatggaaaataataatataatttttttatttttgggtgGGGATGTCAAGAGCATATGCTGTTTTATGCAAGTGAAAAATATCCAGAGGAAGATAGTTACTCCAAGTACATCACAGAGGTAACATtgttcttctccatctcttaCATACAAACTTGAGAGAAAATGTGATGTGATTATTAgaactctgtttttctttttgtcccTCTTTTTTTTAGCATGGAGGGAGCACAAATGCTTATACATCTAGTGAAGACACAAATTACCATTTTGATATCAACACAGACTCTTTTGATGAGGCTTTGGACAGGTAGGACTTACATTTTCCGTTTTGCTTTACCAATCTTTTTTGGTTTGCTTGGATTCTTATGTTCAATGCCTAACAGGTTCTCACAGTTCTTTATCAAACCACTGATGTCGGCTGATGCGACCATGAGGGAGATCAAGGCTGTTGACTCTGGTTAGCTTCTTGACTCTCTTGATATCTCTTATGTAGAAGTTTGTTAAGTAACAGACTTCTAACGAGTTCTCTCTCATTCAGAGAATCAGAAAAACTTGTTGTCTGATTCTTGGCGTCTGCGTCAGGTACTTTTCTCTCATCTCAGGAACGAGCATAGTATAAGTTAATTATATCCATTTATTAAGAATACATTTTATTGATTATCTGTTGGAAAGAAAGTACATAAGAATGAAAATTGTTGGTGTATATATAGCATCTAATTTGAGTGTTTTGTCTTCCTTTGTTGTTCACACAGTTACAGAAGCATCTAAGTAGAGAAGACCATCCATATCACAAATTTAGCACAGGTTCATGTTCCACCTATGATCTTGATTGTTCATGTAACAAGATCTAGTGGTGGTGTGATGCATAAGAAGATTCATTGATCCAATTTTGTCCCTCTTGCTAAGaaagtgattttttttggttagggAACATGGATACTCTTCATGTACGACCTGAAGCGAAAGGAGTAGATACAAGGAGGGAGCTACTTAAATTCTATGATGAACACTATTCTGCAAACATCATGCATCTGGTTGTTTATGGCAAGGGTAGGTTTAGGAAGTAACGCAAAACTCAAAATTTCCGTACTTTAAGGAAAACAAAAGTATTAAGACATTTAGAATGTGTAACTCTGAATGTCTTCAGAAAACCTTCATAAACTTCAAGGCCTAGTGGAAGAGTTATTCCAAGAAATTCGAAACACCAACAAGGCCATCCCTAGATTACCTGGTCAGCCGTGTACTCCAGACCATTTACAGGTTTGTTTCCCTTATTTCAGCTTTAGGCTATACAAGACCAAGTCACCAAGATAAGTCCATGCTATAATGTTTCTATGGTGGTATCTTTGGTTGgtgaatttttttgttcattggTTATAGGTTCTTGTGAAGGTTGTTCCAATAAGGCAGTATCATGAGATTACTGTTTCATGGCCTATAACTCCTACTATCCATCATTACGAAGAAGCACCATCTAGGTACCTTAGTCATCTAATTGGTCATGAAGGCGAAGGAAGTTTGTTTCATGCCTTAAAAATCTTGGGTAGGTTTTCTTTTGGGCCaaacttataataattttatagctTACTCTGTAGGGTGTTTCTTGCTTTATCTTTTATTCCTCTAGACACTCTCTTAGGTCGTCTCGAAGCTAGTTAGAAAGGTGCTTTAGATACTGTATCTATTTGTTGTGTCTGTTGTAGTTGGTAGCTATAAAATCAATGCCCTGATCTGTGTACTTCCTCAGGATGGGCAACGGGACTGTATGCTGGTGAAGCAGGCACGATGGAGTATTCTTTCTTCAATGTTTCCATTGATCTTACAGATGCTGGTCATGGTGGGTTTTTGtgtattctttcttttttttgttttttaatattctatGGAAGATCTTTCTTATGTTAAAGgatgatttagttttgtttcttgATTGGTATACAGAGCACATGGAAGATATTATAGGCTTGTTGTTTAGACACATAAAGATTCTACAGCAGTCTGGTGTTTCCCAGTGGATTTTTGATGAGGTATAGCCAATACTGTTGTACGATATTTTTGTCTGCCTTTTAGTTTGCTAGTATACCCATTGACTCACTGTCATTAAAGACTTTGATACATCTTTTCATTTTCTGAAGATCTCAGCTATATCTGAGACAAGTTTTCATTATCAAGTCAAAACACACCCCATTTCTTATGTAACGGCTACTTCATCAAAAATGCGGGTAATACTATTTTCTTCTCATACCTTTTCTGTTGTTTAAGCTtgtcatatttatatatttgctTGATCTATATGTGGCCTTCGAAATTATGCTTCAGATATACCCAACCAAGCATTGGTTGGTTGGATCATCATTGCCTTCGAAATTTAATCGAGCTAGTGTGcaaaaggttctagatgagctTTCTCCTAGTAATGTTAGGTAAGTCTCTATTCCTGATGACCTGATGTGTTCGTTTGCCTTACCTTCTAATATGCTCTAATTTGTATTCAAACATTTATTCTGAGAAGAGTTGAAGATATGATGCTAAATATCGTTATTATTACCGGTCATATGATATAATGCAACATTTCCAAAAGATTTTGGGCGGTTATACTTAAAGAATCCCCCAGTCCCCAGTGTGTTATGTTCATGGTTTATATATAGTTCAGGCATTATATCCTGACTGCTACCAAGCTCGTCGCAGTATCTAATGCATTATATTTGTAGAATCTTTTGGGAATCAAATAAATTTGAAGGGCAAACTGACAAGAATGAGCCATGGTATAATACTCCATATTCTCTTGAGAAGCTAACCAAAGAAACCATTCAGGTTGGCttttaatacatttaattttctgaatcgtagtttgttttatattatgtttgttAGATAAATAGTCTCCTATTATACGATCTGGAAGAAAGTTCAACTATGTTTTGTGCTTAAGCTAAGCAGCCTAACAATTACAGGAATGGGAACAGTCTGCTCCTGATGTAAACCTGCTTCTACCAATACCTAATGTCTTCATTCCTACGAATTTCTCACTAAAAGATGTAAAAGATAAGGTTCGGTGTCATCACTCTAGCCACAATTTACAAATGTCTTTTGAAGTTTAATTTGTGAAGCAGTTACTCACATTGCTTTGGAACAGGAAAAATTTCCTGTTATTTTGAGAAAGACATCATTCTCAATACTGTGGTATAAGCCTGATACAAAGTTCTTCAGACCCAAGGCATATGTTAAGATGGATTTCAACTGCCCCTTTGCAGTTAGTTCACCTGACGCTGTAGTTCTTTCCAGTATCTTCGTTTGGTTGCTAGAGGACTGTTTGAATGAATATGGTAAGATTTAAAAATGCTTCCATTTGATTATCAACATGAAGAGTTTTGTGCTTTATGTTGCATGTTTATGTTATTATATCCTGAAAAATGTTCCATCAATATATACTACTATGTTTCAGCTTATTATGCTCAGGATGCTGGTCTTTATTATGGAATAAGTCTTTCGGACAATGGATTTGAGGTGGGTTTATGAAGCTTTCTTGTGTCTTCTTTCCAGTGCATTTCATGTCTGGCTAAAGTGTTTCTCATTTACAGCTCTATCTTGGTGGCTTTAATCACAAATTGAGAATCTTGCTAGAAGCTATCATTCAAAAGATAGCAACATTTGAAGTTAAACCTGATAGGTTTTCTGTTATCAAGGTAACCTTTGTTACTCTAGACATGGTGCAGCTTCCTCACTTCATCTAATAGGCCTTGTTACCAGATTTACTGaacccatgttttgtttttgcttcCCTGTCTTGTTATAGGAAATGGACACAAAGGCGTACCAAAACTGCAAATTCCGACAACCATTTAGTCAAGCAACCAGTTACTGCTCACTGGTATTACAGGATCAGACCTGGCCTTGGACTGAGGAACTAGATGCTCTTTCACATATGGAAGTTGAAGACTTGGTGAATTTTGTTCCAATGATGTTATCTAGGGCATTTGTTGAGTGCTATGTAGCAGGTGTCAACATTATCTCCATGTTGCATTATAGTCTTTGATCTCTAACCATTTTTGCTTTTCTTATAGCCTTTGTAATATCTCACTTCAGGAAATgttgagaaggaaga
The sequence above is drawn from the Raphanus sativus cultivar WK10039 chromosome 7, ASM80110v3, whole genome shotgun sequence genome and encodes:
- the LOC130498052 gene encoding cysteine-rich and transmembrane domain-containing protein WIH2-like; its protein translation is MSQPPVGVPPPQGYPPAPGYPQQGYLPEGQGYPPLQGYAQQGYPPPQQGYPPPQQQQENSRPGMIEGCLAALCCCCVLETCF
- the LOC108814401 gene encoding insulin-degrading enzyme-like 2 gives rise to the protein MAVVAEAAADKGGEIVKPRTDEREYRRIVLKNSLQVLLISDPETDKCAASMNVNVGSFSDPEGLDGLAHFLEHMLFYASEKYPEEDSYSKYITEHGGSTNAYTSSEDTNYHFDINTDSFDEALDRFSQFFIKPLMSADATMREIKAVDSENQKNLLSDSWRLRQLQKHLSREDHPYHKFSTGNMDTLHVRPEAKGVDTRRELLKFYDEHYSANIMHLVVYGKENLHKLQGLVEELFQEIRNTNKAIPRLPGQPCTPDHLQVLVKVVPIRQYHEITVSWPITPTIHHYEEAPSRYLSHLIGHEGEGSLFHALKILGWATGLYAGEAGTMEYSFFNVSIDLTDAGHEHMEDIIGLLFRHIKILQQSGVSQWIFDEISAISETSFHYQVKTHPISYVTATSSKMRIYPTKHWLVGSSLPSKFNRASVQKVLDELSPSNVRIFWESNKFEGQTDKNEPWYNTPYSLEKLTKETIQEWEQSAPDVNLLLPIPNVFIPTNFSLKDVKDKEKFPVILRKTSFSILWYKPDTKFFRPKAYVKMDFNCPFAVSSPDAVVLSSIFVWLLEDCLNEYAYYAQDAGLYYGISLSDNGFELYLGGFNHKLRILLEAIIQKIATFEVKPDRFSVIKEMDTKAYQNCKFRQPFSQATSYCSLVLQDQTWPWTEELDALSHMEVEDLVNFVPMMLSRAFVECYVAGNVEKEEAVSMVKHIEDVLFNGPKPICRPLFPSQILTDRVAELGTRTKYVYHQEGSNPKDENSALVHYIQVHQDEFSMNVKLQLFCLISKQATFHQLRTVEQLGYITSLSRKNHSGVYGVQFIIQSSAKGPGHIDSRVESLLKDLESKIYNMSDEEFKSNVTALTDMKLEKHKNLSEESRFYWGEIQKGTLKFNRIEAEVSALRELKKEELIDYFDEYIKIDAPKKKSLSIYVYGSQHLKEMVSDKANVVSPFIQIENIVSFRNSLPLYRSLRG